From Pseudomonas sp. FP2335, the proteins below share one genomic window:
- a CDS encoding TonB-dependent siderophore receptor produces the protein MVLRFRPVVTSRFALGLLLSGGIGSSLAAELELPAVNVLGQDETGYRSETASVSGFSEAALLDTPASIAVINAQLIQDQQARLLSEVLRNDASVGDSYAPIGYYENFVVRGFSLNAASSYKINGRTITGEQNVALENKQQVEVLKGLAGLQSGISEPSGVINYVTKRPEDVRSVTVSTDDRGSGYIATDVGGWFGSDKQFGLRANVAHEDLHSYVEHANGQRDFLSLAFDWNISPDAVLQLDAEYQNKQQRSVPGYQLLGGTEVPNDASPKKLLGHQSGSKPVGIDSLNLNGKFEYRFSDQWKGNVSAARSKVVIDDYSSFAYGCFYVTDCGTATFGPTGDYDVYDYRSPDDTRRDDEVQAAMTGLFDTASLGHELTFGTSAFRRVIDKRKSVNEYIGSSNINVDAPTFTPTDVPLNDKHRRLDSRQYGLFVTDRIRLNEQWQTILGGREVRLDEKAFDEFGNQQRHTQTYEFLPQASLIYKPVENLSLYTSYSKGLSLGGEAPWTTINDGETLAPTTSRQLEAGVKYDWRRISFAAAVFQTRQAYQYAKPDGTGAFNYVQQGEQKNTGLELSANGWATERLQISSSVAAIRARVTGSGTPAYEGHQALNVPKLRASLYADYALPWVNGLAVLGGVQYSAKKAANRDGTVEVGDYAVVNVGSRYTTKVDGYETVLRLSVDNLFDKRYWRDAGEYLGDDYLFQGAPLTARLSATVNF, from the coding sequence ATGGTTTTGCGTTTTCGTCCCGTCGTCACTTCACGTTTCGCCCTCGGCCTGCTGCTCAGTGGCGGCATCGGCAGCAGCCTCGCGGCCGAGCTGGAGCTGCCGGCGGTGAACGTTCTGGGCCAGGATGAAACCGGCTATCGCAGCGAAACCGCGTCGGTCAGCGGCTTCAGCGAAGCCGCTCTGCTCGATACGCCGGCGTCGATCGCGGTGATCAACGCGCAGTTGATCCAGGACCAGCAAGCACGCCTGCTCAGTGAGGTGTTGCGCAACGACGCGTCGGTGGGCGACAGCTACGCCCCCATCGGCTACTACGAAAACTTTGTGGTGCGCGGCTTCTCGCTGAACGCGGCGAGCAGCTACAAGATCAACGGGCGCACCATCACCGGCGAGCAGAACGTCGCCCTGGAAAACAAGCAGCAGGTCGAGGTGCTCAAGGGCCTGGCCGGTTTGCAGAGCGGCATTTCCGAGCCCAGCGGCGTGATCAACTACGTGACCAAGCGCCCGGAAGATGTGCGTTCGGTGACGGTGTCCACCGATGATCGCGGCAGCGGCTACATCGCCACCGACGTCGGCGGCTGGTTTGGCAGCGACAAGCAATTCGGCCTGCGTGCCAACGTCGCCCATGAAGACCTGCATTCCTATGTGGAACACGCCAATGGCCAGCGCGATTTCCTGTCCCTGGCCTTCGACTGGAACATCAGCCCCGACGCCGTGCTGCAACTGGACGCCGAATACCAGAACAAGCAACAGCGCTCGGTGCCGGGCTACCAGTTGCTCGGCGGCACTGAAGTGCCGAACGACGCCTCGCCGAAAAAACTGCTGGGGCACCAGAGCGGCTCGAAGCCGGTGGGGATCGATTCGCTGAACCTCAACGGCAAGTTCGAGTACCGCTTCAGTGATCAGTGGAAAGGCAACGTCAGCGCGGCGCGCAGCAAGGTGGTGATTGACGATTACAGCTCGTTTGCCTACGGCTGCTTCTACGTGACCGATTGCGGCACCGCAACCTTCGGCCCCACCGGCGACTACGACGTCTACGACTACCGCAGCCCCGACGACACCCGTCGTGACGACGAAGTGCAGGCGGCCATGACCGGGCTGTTCGACACCGCCAGCCTGGGCCATGAACTGACCTTCGGCACCAGCGCCTTTCGCCGGGTGATCGACAAGCGCAAGTCAGTGAACGAATACATCGGCAGCTCCAACATCAATGTGGATGCCCCGACCTTCACCCCCACCGACGTACCGCTGAACGACAAGCACCGGCGCCTCGACAGCCGCCAGTACGGCCTGTTCGTCACCGACCGCATTCGCCTGAACGAGCAATGGCAAACCATCCTCGGAGGCCGCGAAGTGCGCCTGGATGAAAAGGCGTTTGATGAGTTCGGCAACCAGCAACGCCACACCCAGACATACGAATTCCTGCCCCAGGCATCGTTGATCTACAAGCCGGTGGAAAACCTGTCGTTGTACACCAGCTACAGCAAGGGCCTGTCCCTGGGCGGTGAAGCGCCATGGACCACCATCAACGACGGCGAAACCCTGGCCCCCACCACCTCACGCCAGCTCGAAGCCGGGGTGAAATACGACTGGCGCCGCATCAGCTTCGCCGCCGCCGTGTTCCAGACCCGCCAGGCCTACCAGTACGCCAAGCCGGACGGCACGGGCGCGTTCAACTACGTGCAACAAGGCGAGCAGAAAAACACCGGGCTGGAGCTGTCGGCCAATGGCTGGGCCACCGAACGCCTGCAGATTTCCAGTAGCGTGGCGGCGATCCGTGCACGGGTCACCGGCAGCGGCACCCCGGCATACGAAGGCCATCAGGCGCTCAACGTGCCCAAGCTGCGCGCCAGCCTGTACGCCGACTACGCGCTGCCGTGGGTCAACGGCCTGGCGGTGCTCGGCGGCGTGCAGTACAGCGCGAAGAAGGCCGCCAACCGCGACGGCACGGTGGAAGTCGGCGATTACGCAGTGGTCAATGTGGGCAGCCGCTACACCACCAAGGTAGACGGCTATGAGACGGTGCTGCGCCTGAGCGTCGACAACCTGTTCGACAAGCGCTACTGGCGCGACGCAGGCGAGTACCTGGGCGATGACTACCTGTTCCAGGGTGCGCCACTGACCGCGCGCCTGAGTGCCACGGTGAACTTCTGA
- a CDS encoding acetoin reductase, with the protein MGIAGKVALVTGAGQGIGRAIALRLAQDGADIALVDINGAKLEAVAAEVVGLGRKASVFVADVSKLEQVVAAVEHAHQTLGGFDIIVNNAGVAQIDSLLEVSPEQVERTLGINVQGVLWGIQAAGKKFKALKQKGKIINACSIAGHEGFALLGVYSATKFAVRALTQAAAKELASAGITVNAYCPGVVGTDMWVEIDKRMAQITGAEVGATYKKYVDGIALGRAQTPEDVAGLVSYLAGPDADYMTGQAPLIDGGLVYR; encoded by the coding sequence ATGGGTATCGCTGGAAAAGTTGCGCTGGTCACCGGCGCCGGGCAGGGCATCGGCCGGGCCATTGCCCTGCGCCTGGCACAGGACGGGGCCGACATCGCCCTGGTGGACATCAACGGCGCCAAGCTCGAAGCCGTTGCCGCTGAAGTCGTGGGCCTGGGCCGCAAGGCGTCGGTATTCGTCGCCGACGTGTCCAAGCTTGAGCAAGTGGTGGCCGCGGTGGAGCACGCGCACCAGACCCTGGGAGGCTTTGACATCATCGTCAACAACGCTGGGGTGGCGCAGATTGATTCGCTGCTGGAGGTCAGCCCGGAGCAGGTCGAGCGCACCTTGGGCATCAACGTGCAGGGCGTGCTGTGGGGCATCCAGGCCGCCGGCAAGAAATTCAAGGCACTCAAGCAAAAGGGCAAGATCATCAATGCCTGTTCCATCGCAGGCCATGAAGGGTTTGCGCTGCTGGGCGTGTACTCGGCGACCAAGTTCGCGGTGCGTGCGCTGACTCAGGCGGCGGCCAAGGAACTGGCGAGCGCGGGGATTACCGTGAATGCGTATTGCCCCGGCGTAGTGGGCACGGACATGTGGGTAGAGATCGACAAGCGCATGGCGCAGATCACTGGCGCCGAAGTCGGGGCGACGTACAAGAAGTATGTGGATGGCATTGCATTGGGCCGGGCGCAAACGCCAGAGGATGTCGCGGGGTTGGTCTCCTACCTGGCTGGGCCGGACGCGGATTACATGACCGGCCAGGCGCCATTGATCGACGGCGGCCTGGTCTACCGTTAA
- a CDS encoding pyrroline-5-carboxylate reductase, with amino-acid sequence MDYTPLGSSRFDASQTLDESENIQESNTHQTNRELMMTKTTIEVTIIGAGHMGSAIALGLKRSSLDISITTIDPDAARRDEMTKMGVNTVEGLPKLLKSDCIILAIPPQSFKALSKKISKLEKIDGAIISVMAGISTPELAAQLNTVQVCRAIPNLACAINQGLTALTFAPEATEKTIRLAEVIFSSLGKVMMIKDEALIDSATALIGGGPAYISYFAAALIEYAVFAGFNKEQGTSMTIQSLRGTTSLLEANQSPPMTLCEKVTTPEGTTMQAINFFNHQKLREIIVCGLKQARERSTALGQGD; translated from the coding sequence ATGGACTACACACCTTTAGGAAGCTCAAGGTTTGATGCCAGTCAAACTTTGGATGAATCTGAAAACATACAGGAGAGCAATACCCATCAGACAAACAGAGAACTCATGATGACCAAGACAACAATTGAGGTCACAATTATAGGCGCGGGCCATATGGGAAGCGCCATTGCACTTGGTTTGAAACGTTCAAGCCTTGACATATCGATAACGACTATTGACCCTGATGCTGCACGCAGGGATGAAATGACTAAAATGGGTGTCAATACAGTCGAAGGCCTGCCAAAACTTCTAAAGTCAGATTGTATAATCCTCGCAATTCCGCCTCAATCGTTCAAAGCGCTTTCAAAAAAAATATCGAAGCTTGAGAAAATTGACGGTGCAATAATATCAGTCATGGCCGGCATATCTACGCCCGAGCTCGCGGCCCAGCTCAATACAGTACAAGTCTGCAGAGCCATTCCGAACCTCGCATGCGCCATCAACCAAGGCTTGACCGCACTGACGTTCGCCCCTGAAGCAACAGAGAAAACCATCCGGCTGGCCGAGGTGATTTTTTCAAGCCTAGGGAAAGTCATGATGATAAAGGACGAAGCACTCATTGACTCCGCGACGGCTTTGATTGGCGGAGGCCCTGCATATATTTCCTATTTTGCGGCGGCCCTTATTGAGTATGCTGTTTTTGCCGGATTCAATAAAGAACAAGGTACCTCCATGACAATTCAGTCACTGCGGGGAACTACATCTCTTCTTGAAGCCAATCAATCACCACCAATGACACTTTGTGAAAAAGTCACAACACCTGAAGGAACAACAATGCAGGCGATAAATTTCTTTAACCATCAGAAACTTCGAGAAATTATTGTCTGCGGGTTAAAACAGGCTAGAGAGCGCTCAACAGCACTAGGCCAAGGAGACTGA
- a CDS encoding mechanosensitive ion channel family protein: MPSFISDHPMLCALGLIFIDIAVWRLISADLANWKLAARLVIFAVFSAVLFNDGMNPMLVAPYADNTALHMAATALQIGWWLFAARTLTVLLGALMMQRVGHTGRLLQDLLGAVIFLIAIIAALAYVLDLPVKGVLATSGAVAIIVGLALQSTLSDVFSGIVLNTTKPYQLDDWISIDGTEGRVTDIDWRATRLQTSQGSLAVIPNSLAAKAKIINFSRPADMFGLAVSLQVSPHARPQTVIEALERAMQGCRPLLANPAPSVAFKTSGSAGVEYEISGFVPAMSLKREVRNQLYDLAFRHLQSAGVSLLSATESSTPATASAARALLERSSIFSTLRQEEKDTFSQNMTLHTYRTGEMILAAGEVSDHLFIIESGVVSVMLTKGGHKFEAGRMGPGEAIGEAGILSDQAALADFSAKTFCTLYRIEKEYLKPCLDARHDISEAMKALLDFRLHAAQALTQETPVVPVKKGFLQWLKKRGL; encoded by the coding sequence ATGCCCTCATTTATCTCCGATCACCCCATGCTCTGTGCCCTGGGGCTGATCTTTATCGACATCGCCGTCTGGCGTCTTATCTCCGCCGACCTCGCCAACTGGAAGCTCGCCGCGCGGCTGGTGATTTTTGCGGTGTTCAGCGCCGTGCTGTTCAACGATGGCATGAACCCCATGCTGGTTGCGCCCTACGCCGACAACACCGCACTGCACATGGCCGCGACGGCCTTGCAGATCGGCTGGTGGCTGTTCGCGGCGCGTACGCTCACGGTGCTGCTTGGCGCGTTGATGATGCAGCGGGTCGGTCACACCGGGCGGTTGTTGCAGGATCTGCTCGGCGCGGTGATTTTCCTGATTGCGATCATCGCCGCTCTGGCCTACGTGCTCGACCTGCCGGTCAAGGGCGTGCTGGCCACCTCCGGTGCGGTGGCGATCATTGTCGGCCTGGCGCTGCAAAGTACTTTGAGCGACGTGTTTTCCGGGATCGTGCTCAATACCACCAAGCCCTACCAGCTGGATGACTGGATCTCCATCGACGGCACCGAGGGCCGTGTCACCGACATCGATTGGCGTGCCACGCGCCTGCAAACCTCCCAGGGCAGCCTGGCGGTGATCCCCAATTCCCTGGCGGCCAAGGCCAAGATCATCAACTTTTCGCGCCCGGCGGATATGTTCGGCCTGGCGGTCAGCCTGCAAGTCAGCCCCCATGCACGCCCGCAAACGGTGATTGAGGCCCTGGAGCGGGCGATGCAAGGCTGCCGACCGTTGCTGGCGAATCCGGCGCCCAGCGTGGCGTTCAAAACCAGCGGCAGCGCGGGCGTGGAGTATGAAATCAGCGGCTTTGTGCCGGCCATGAGCCTCAAGCGCGAGGTACGCAACCAGCTTTACGACCTGGCTTTCCGTCACCTGCAATCGGCGGGTGTGAGCCTGTTGTCCGCCACCGAAAGCAGCACGCCAGCCACTGCATCGGCGGCGCGGGCGCTGTTGGAGCGTTCGTCGATTTTCTCGACCCTGCGCCAGGAAGAAAAAGACACCTTCAGTCAGAACATGACCCTGCACACCTATCGCACCGGCGAGATGATTCTGGCGGCAGGGGAGGTCAGTGATCATCTGTTCATCATCGAGTCCGGCGTGGTCTCGGTGATGTTGACCAAGGGCGGCCACAAGTTCGAAGCCGGGCGCATGGGGCCGGGCGAGGCGATTGGCGAGGCGGGAATCCTGTCGGATCAGGCGGCGCTGGCGGACTTTTCGGCGAAGACCTTCTGCACCCTGTACCGCATCGAGAAGGAATACCTCAAGCCGTGCCTGGATGCGCGGCATGACATCAGCGAGGCGATGAAAGCGCTGTTGGATTTCCGCCTGCACGCGGCGCAGGCCCTGACCCAGGAAACACCCGTGGTGCCGGTGAAGAAGGGCTTCTTGCAGTGGCTGAAAAAGCGCGGGCTCTAG